Proteins encoded within one genomic window of Amorphoplanes friuliensis DSM 7358:
- a CDS encoding TetR/AcrR family transcriptional regulator gives MEKADVDRTLTLLWRRTLGVPQGSRGPRQRVSVDEVVAAAVAVADEEGLPAFSMRKVADRLGIKLMSIYTYVPGRAELIGLMVDEVYGEADLTPHTGPVRERMATVARLLWDEYHRHPWLLQIDETRPWIGPNGSDRYEWQLAAIEGAGFTDLEMDQVVTLLSGFAASSARLSIDSRRTEQRSGITDAQWWEVNAAVLERVMPPDRYPLSGRVGTVAGKEYNAVADPGRSFRFGLDRLLDGLELMLEQRGD, from the coding sequence ATGGAAAAAGCGGACGTCGACAGGACCCTGACGCTGCTCTGGCGCCGGACGCTCGGCGTGCCCCAGGGCAGCCGGGGGCCGCGGCAGCGCGTCAGCGTCGACGAGGTGGTCGCTGCCGCCGTCGCGGTGGCCGACGAGGAGGGGCTGCCGGCCTTCTCGATGCGCAAGGTGGCGGACCGCCTCGGGATCAAGCTGATGTCGATCTACACGTACGTGCCGGGGCGCGCGGAGCTGATCGGCCTGATGGTCGACGAGGTCTACGGCGAGGCGGACCTGACGCCGCACACCGGCCCGGTGCGGGAGCGGATGGCCACGGTCGCCCGGTTGCTCTGGGACGAGTACCACCGGCACCCCTGGCTGCTGCAGATCGACGAGACCCGTCCGTGGATCGGCCCCAACGGCTCGGACCGCTACGAGTGGCAGCTGGCCGCGATCGAGGGCGCGGGCTTCACCGACCTGGAGATGGACCAGGTGGTGACGCTGCTGTCCGGGTTCGCGGCGAGCTCCGCCCGGCTGTCGATCGACTCGCGCCGCACCGAGCAGCGCTCCGGCATCACCGACGCGCAGTGGTGGGAGGTCAACGCGGCGGTGCTCGAGCGGGTCATGCCACCGGACCGCTATCCGCTCTCCGGCCGGGTCGGGACGGTCGCGGGGAAGGAGTACAACGCCGTCGCCGACCCCGGGCGGTCGTTCCGGTTCGGCCTCGACCGGCTCCTCGACGGCCTGGAGCTGATGCTGGAACAACGGGGAGACTGA
- the pstS gene encoding phosphate ABC transporter substrate-binding protein PstS: protein MRFLPVLLVALVAGCGTSAATATGAEGISCAAGSITAQGSSAQTTVVSAWIKGYQIACPEATIAYASTGSGAGVRAFGAGTGDFVGTDSVLSGEGRRTVGARCPAVHLPLVVGPIALAYNVAGVGGLQLRPATVAKIFAGVVTVWNDPAVVADNPGVTLPSTKIRTVHRKDNSGTTDNFTRFLTAAGGADWKFGAGSVWSAPGGSAEQGSNGVATAIARTDGAIGYVEGSYARFHQLATARIGNGAGEFAVLTDEAAALTIAGARVSGTGGDLRLTVDHRVAAPGAYPIVLVTYEVVCGKGSPALVRSFLAYAASPAGQAAAARLGYAPLPEKLRAQVVAAINRL from the coding sequence ATGAGGTTTCTGCCCGTACTGCTGGTGGCGCTGGTCGCCGGGTGTGGCACGAGCGCCGCCACCGCGACCGGCGCCGAGGGCATCTCGTGCGCGGCCGGGTCGATCACGGCGCAGGGGTCGTCGGCGCAGACCACCGTGGTCAGCGCCTGGATCAAGGGCTATCAGATCGCCTGCCCCGAAGCCACGATCGCGTACGCGTCCACGGGGTCGGGCGCCGGCGTCCGTGCCTTCGGTGCGGGGACCGGCGACTTCGTGGGTACCGACTCGGTGCTTTCGGGGGAAGGCCGGCGGACCGTGGGCGCGCGCTGCCCGGCCGTGCACCTGCCCTTGGTGGTCGGCCCGATCGCCTTGGCCTACAACGTGGCCGGGGTGGGTGGACTCCAGCTGCGGCCGGCCACCGTGGCGAAGATCTTCGCGGGCGTGGTGACCGTCTGGAACGACCCGGCTGTCGTCGCCGACAATCCCGGTGTGACGCTGCCGTCCACGAAGATCCGGACGGTGCACCGGAAGGACAACTCCGGCACGACGGACAACTTCACCCGCTTCCTGACGGCGGCCGGGGGTGCCGACTGGAAGTTCGGCGCCGGGAGCGTCTGGTCCGCGCCGGGCGGTTCCGCCGAGCAGGGCAGCAACGGCGTGGCCACCGCGATCGCCCGCACCGACGGCGCGATCGGGTACGTCGAGGGCTCCTACGCGCGGTTCCACCAGCTCGCGACGGCGCGGATCGGCAACGGTGCGGGGGAGTTCGCCGTGCTGACCGACGAGGCCGCCGCGCTGACGATTGCCGGTGCGCGCGTCTCGGGTACGGGCGGGGACCTGCGCCTCACCGTCGACCACCGCGTCGCGGCGCCCGGGGCGTACCCGATCGTGCTCGTCACGTACGAGGTGGTCTGCGGGAAGGGTTCGCCCGCGCTGGTCAGGAGCTTTCTCGCCTACGCCGCGAGCCCGGCCGGGCAGGCCGCGGCCGCCCGCCTGGGTTACGCGCCGCTGCCGGAGAAGCTTCGCGCTCAGGTCGTGGCGGCGATCAACCGGCTCTAG
- a CDS encoding ABC transporter permease yields MTALRHGWIITQRDLAHWVRQPWAPIFGLLFTIMLLLVFGFLFGGAIEVPGGGDYITFLLPGMLALSMMFGIEATTTAMAADSRKGVTDRFRSMPISSAAVTLGRAGADLTNSAAELLVLILGGLLIGWRIGSDPASALLAVLLLLFLRFAMLWIGIFLGLAIRGEGGTQAVQVLIWPIGFLSTALVSAETMPGWVGAIAAWNPVSATATAARVLFGNPTGVTQGPLADHAVLLAVAWPALITAVFLPLSARAYRRLRA; encoded by the coding sequence GTGACCGCACTCCGGCACGGCTGGATCATCACGCAACGGGACCTGGCCCACTGGGTCCGCCAGCCCTGGGCGCCGATCTTCGGGCTGCTCTTCACGATCATGTTGCTGCTCGTTTTCGGTTTCCTGTTCGGCGGCGCGATCGAGGTGCCCGGCGGCGGCGACTACATCACGTTCCTGCTGCCCGGGATGCTCGCGCTGTCCATGATGTTCGGCATCGAGGCGACCACCACCGCGATGGCCGCGGATTCCCGCAAGGGCGTGACGGACCGGTTCCGCTCGATGCCGATCAGCAGCGCGGCGGTGACGCTCGGCCGGGCCGGCGCGGACCTGACCAACTCGGCGGCCGAGTTGCTCGTGCTGATCCTCGGCGGTCTGCTCATCGGCTGGCGGATCGGCTCGGACCCGGCCTCGGCGCTGCTCGCGGTGCTGCTCCTGCTGTTCCTGCGCTTCGCGATGCTGTGGATCGGCATCTTTCTCGGACTGGCGATCCGCGGTGAGGGCGGCACCCAGGCGGTGCAGGTGCTGATCTGGCCGATCGGCTTCCTCTCCACGGCGCTCGTCTCGGCCGAGACGATGCCGGGCTGGGTGGGCGCGATCGCCGCCTGGAACCCGGTGTCAGCGACCGCGACGGCGGCGCGGGTGCTCTTCGGCAACCCGACCGGCGTGACCCAGGGACCCCTCGCGGACCACGCGGTGCTGCTGGCCGTGGCCTGGCCCGCCCTGATCACAGCGGTGTTCCTGCCGCTGTCCGCGCGGGCCTACCGGCGGCTCCGCGCCTAG
- a CDS encoding S28 family serine protease: MKRLWAVLLLLAGSVVVAGPAQAAVEEEDILDQLRKVPGLTVVEEQTAPAPYRFFVLTITQAADHRDPSAGTFEQRMTLLHRGTDRPTVLHTTGYGVPGYVFRAEPTRLIDGNQLSVEQRFFTPSRPAPADWSDLTIWQAATDHHRIVEALAPLYPAKWISTGASKGGMTSIYHRRFYPSDVDGTVAYVAPQDVVNREDSAYDKFFTTVGTDAACRAALDNVQIEALKRRSALVARYEAWATANNRTFTIVESADRAFEFLVNGAPWAFWQYSGQSQCGSVPATTASDEAILGWLDAVFGLDANTDQGISGYVPYYFQAAAQLGYPVIKLKHLAKLQRYPGEDRAESYVPSDLHPRFHPLAMTDIDLWVRLAGRELLFVYGQNDPWGAEPFHLGPGTRDSLSYVAAGANHGANISLLTPEEAATATAALQRWAGVTAKARQATAFDPVLDAYNPALDRRYNR, translated from the coding sequence ATGAAACGGCTCTGGGCAGTTCTGCTTCTGCTGGCCGGCTCGGTGGTGGTGGCCGGTCCCGCTCAAGCGGCGGTGGAGGAGGAGGACATCCTCGACCAGCTGCGGAAGGTGCCCGGACTGACCGTCGTCGAGGAACAGACAGCCCCCGCGCCGTACAGGTTCTTCGTCCTCACGATCACCCAGGCCGCCGATCACCGGGATCCGTCGGCGGGCACGTTCGAGCAGCGGATGACCCTGCTCCACCGCGGCACCGACCGGCCCACGGTCCTGCACACCACCGGGTACGGCGTCCCGGGTTACGTCTTCCGCGCCGAGCCCACCCGCCTGATCGACGGCAACCAGCTCTCGGTCGAGCAGCGGTTCTTCACGCCGTCGCGGCCCGCGCCCGCCGACTGGTCCGACCTGACGATCTGGCAGGCCGCCACCGACCACCACCGGATCGTGGAGGCGCTCGCGCCGCTCTACCCCGCGAAGTGGATCTCGACGGGGGCGAGCAAGGGCGGCATGACCTCGATCTACCACCGCCGTTTCTATCCGTCCGACGTGGACGGCACGGTCGCCTACGTCGCGCCGCAGGACGTGGTCAACCGGGAGGACTCGGCGTACGACAAGTTCTTCACTACCGTCGGCACCGACGCGGCCTGCCGGGCGGCGCTCGACAACGTGCAGATCGAGGCGCTGAAACGGCGGTCGGCGCTGGTCGCCCGCTACGAGGCCTGGGCAACGGCCAACAACCGCACCTTCACCATCGTCGAGTCCGCGGACCGCGCGTTCGAGTTCCTCGTCAACGGCGCACCCTGGGCGTTCTGGCAGTACAGCGGGCAGAGCCAGTGCGGCTCGGTGCCGGCCACGACGGCGTCCGACGAGGCGATCCTCGGCTGGCTGGACGCCGTCTTCGGGCTCGACGCCAACACCGACCAGGGCATCAGCGGGTACGTGCCCTACTACTTCCAGGCCGCCGCGCAGCTCGGCTACCCCGTGATCAAGCTGAAGCACCTCGCGAAGCTGCAGCGGTACCCCGGCGAGGACCGCGCCGAGTCGTACGTCCCCAGCGACCTGCACCCGCGCTTCCACCCCCTGGCGATGACCGACATCGACCTCTGGGTCCGGCTCGCCGGCCGTGAGCTCCTCTTCGTGTACGGGCAGAACGACCCGTGGGGCGCGGAGCCGTTCCACCTCGGGCCCGGCACTCGGGACTCGCTGTCCTACGTGGCCGCCGGCGCGAACCACGGCGCGAACATCAGCCTGCTGACACCGGAGGAAGCCGCCACGGCGACCGCGGCGCTGCAGCGCTGGGCCGGTGTCACCGCGAAGGCACGGCAGGCGACGGCGTTCGATCCGGTGCTGGACGCGTACAACCCCGCTCTCGACCGTCGTTACAACCGCTGA
- a CDS encoding aldo/keto reductase, whose translation MEYRALGKSGLRVSVLTMGTMTFGGKGGFADVGSTDVAEARRQVDQCLDAGVNLIDTADVYSGGVSEEIVGEVLEGRRNDVLVATKVRMPMGSGPNDAGLSRHHVIKGCEDSLRRLRTDHIDLYQVHEWDGLTPLEETLEALDLLVKAGKVRYVGASNYAGWQLMKALGTADRTGLPRFVSQQIYYSLQARDAEYELIPAAVDQGLGVLVWSPLAGGLLSGKYRRDAQPSGGSRQLTEWNEPPVHDREKLYDTVEVLVAIGADRGVSAAQVALAYLLGRPAVTSLVIGARTAEQLADNLAAADLTLTAEERARLDEVSAPTLLYPYWHQAKTASDRLSPADLTLLGPHLTS comes from the coding sequence ATGGAATATCGCGCGCTCGGTAAGTCAGGTCTGCGGGTCTCGGTGCTCACGATGGGCACCATGACGTTCGGCGGCAAGGGCGGTTTTGCCGACGTCGGCTCGACCGACGTGGCGGAGGCCCGCCGCCAGGTCGACCAGTGCCTCGACGCCGGGGTCAATCTGATCGACACCGCGGACGTCTACTCCGGCGGGGTCTCCGAGGAGATCGTCGGTGAGGTCCTCGAGGGCCGGCGCAACGACGTCCTCGTCGCGACCAAGGTGCGGATGCCGATGGGGTCCGGGCCGAACGACGCCGGTCTGTCGCGGCACCACGTCATCAAGGGGTGCGAGGACAGCCTGCGGCGGCTGCGGACCGACCACATCGACCTCTACCAGGTGCACGAGTGGGACGGGCTGACGCCGCTCGAGGAGACCCTCGAGGCGCTCGACCTGCTGGTCAAGGCGGGCAAGGTCCGGTACGTCGGCGCGTCGAACTACGCCGGCTGGCAGCTGATGAAGGCGCTCGGCACCGCCGACCGCACCGGGCTGCCGCGGTTCGTCAGCCAGCAGATCTACTACTCGCTGCAGGCCCGCGACGCCGAGTACGAGCTGATCCCGGCCGCGGTCGACCAGGGCCTCGGTGTGCTCGTGTGGAGCCCGCTGGCCGGTGGTCTGCTGTCGGGCAAGTACAGGCGGGACGCGCAGCCGTCCGGCGGTTCGCGTCAGCTCACCGAGTGGAACGAGCCACCCGTGCACGACCGGGAGAAGCTCTACGACACCGTCGAGGTGCTCGTCGCCATCGGCGCCGACCGGGGTGTCTCGGCGGCGCAGGTCGCCCTCGCGTACCTGCTGGGCCGGCCCGCGGTGACCTCGCTGGTGATCGGCGCGCGGACCGCCGAGCAGCTCGCCGACAACCTGGCCGCGGCCGACCTGACACTGACCGCCGAGGAACGGGCGCGGCTCGACGAGGTGAGCGCGCCGACGCTGCTGTACCCGTATTGGCACCAGGCGAAGACCGCCAGTGACAGGCTCTCACCCGCGGACCTGACGCTGCTCGGACCGCACCTCACCTCTTAG
- a CDS encoding TetR/AcrR family transcriptional regulator has protein sequence MPKQVDHQARRTQIADALVRVAAEQGLEAVSLRHVAAAADVSTGMVQHYFRTKDEMMGFAMAVVRERNQERITGRMSRLGPEPGPRELLRTLIAGVLPLDDESRAYGRVALAFLAYTAVRPAAGDPLRKDTEELLGFVTDLIRAGGKASDPAGAAAGLLAVMEGLGVHLLAGHFTPERAIGALDTHLDLLFP, from the coding sequence ATGCCCAAACAGGTCGACCATCAGGCGCGGCGGACCCAGATCGCCGACGCCCTCGTCCGGGTCGCCGCCGAGCAGGGGCTCGAAGCGGTCAGCCTGCGGCACGTCGCGGCGGCCGCGGACGTGTCGACGGGCATGGTGCAGCACTACTTCCGCACCAAGGACGAGATGATGGGCTTCGCGATGGCGGTGGTCCGCGAACGAAACCAGGAGCGCATCACCGGGCGGATGAGCCGGCTCGGCCCGGAACCGGGGCCGCGGGAGCTCCTGCGGACGCTGATCGCCGGGGTGCTCCCGCTCGACGACGAGAGCCGGGCGTACGGGCGGGTGGCGCTGGCCTTTCTCGCGTACACGGCGGTGCGCCCGGCCGCCGGCGACCCGCTGCGCAAGGACACCGAGGAGCTGCTCGGTTTTGTCACGGACCTGATCCGCGCGGGCGGGAAGGCGAGCGACCCGGCCGGCGCCGCGGCCGGGCTGCTCGCCGTGATGGAGGGCCTGGGTGTCCACCTGCTCGCCGGCCACTTCACGCCCGAGCGGGCGATCGGTGCCCTCGACACCCACCTCGACCTGCTCTTTCCCTAG
- a CDS encoding MGH1-like glycoside hydrolase domain-containing protein: MLRSAALVVGLVLVGTPAQAQPPPVYPAVGPTTHFLDQERLLGDTPEPGWYKANIPFVDLPDAAIQDTYYYRWRTFKEALKYTGPKDGWIVSEFLGPVGYSAPNGGISAAAGHHLYEGRWLRDTRYLDDYLDYWLRGSGAGAKPATEGLGKNSTDWAHQYSFWAVDAAVARAEVTGDWKFLLQRLPELERQYQRWKETNFDPARGLYWQTPVWDAMEFTASSYQSDDPYHGGDGFRPTLNAYQYGDARALALLARRAGDPRKAARYEREAATLRTNQEKDLWDGSFYKHVMRDGTRITDREQIGFIPWYFHMPPAGNAAAWAQLTDPQGFAAPYGPTTTERRSPWFMHQALDGCCRWDGPSWPYATSQTLTALANQLIDYPAQSYVDRQDYYDVLRGYALTQRKNGKPYVAEAHHPDEDRWIYDGRGHSEDYNHSTFTDNVLSGLLGIRPQPGASIELAPLVPADWDHFAVENLAYHGHNLTILWDRDGTRYGQGAGLRLWVDGKLRHTQTTLSRTTVALAPTRDSNLPVLVDDAANVAESGYPLATASYTWPGDKAVDAIDGQDFHLDVPATRWTTWQSPNRSDHLDVDLGAATSVSDLRVVFYDDGGGVRTPQSFTVEYQDRAGTWQDVPGQTRDPATPALRAVNRVLIDPPLLTDRLRITPVRDDGGAVGITNLQLWRRPDPAVTATFLDLRDGAVPADSGSTVTVRTRVRGPRTVRPSLEVPRGWTATPAATTRRGTTTDTTWQVRIPEGADLGNSPPIRLLATTGRGVTTAVAPTRYFFDPADFPVTAWADDFSTDRTAGYRLDQQVSGEALPALSVADGGLTARATTRSFGVLAVPARGSEKGTAVIVTPRSFSGASPEDSLFAGQSAGVDNNALAWYNNHFGTSGADVRRAGVNRPEAAGGCCADVRWQPGDRFAAVLRDGTLTTWLDHDDTWRLLHTAPVGAAVDATTLASWSPAVGLRLDPGTMVLDDLTVRTR, translated from the coding sequence ATGCTGCGCAGTGCCGCCCTGGTCGTCGGTCTGGTCCTCGTCGGCACGCCCGCCCAGGCGCAGCCGCCGCCGGTCTATCCGGCCGTCGGGCCCACCACGCATTTCCTCGACCAGGAACGGCTGCTCGGCGACACCCCGGAACCCGGCTGGTACAAGGCGAACATCCCGTTCGTCGACCTGCCGGACGCGGCGATCCAGGACACGTACTACTACCGCTGGCGCACCTTCAAGGAGGCGCTGAAGTACACCGGGCCGAAGGACGGCTGGATCGTCTCGGAGTTCCTCGGCCCGGTCGGCTACTCCGCGCCGAACGGTGGCATCAGCGCCGCCGCCGGGCACCACCTCTACGAGGGCCGCTGGCTGCGCGACACCCGCTACCTCGACGACTACCTGGACTACTGGCTGCGCGGCTCCGGCGCCGGTGCCAAGCCGGCGACCGAGGGCCTCGGCAAGAACTCCACCGACTGGGCCCACCAGTATTCGTTCTGGGCGGTCGACGCCGCGGTCGCCCGCGCCGAGGTGACCGGCGACTGGAAGTTCCTGCTGCAGCGGCTGCCCGAGCTCGAGCGGCAGTACCAGCGCTGGAAGGAGACGAACTTCGACCCGGCCCGCGGGCTCTACTGGCAGACGCCGGTGTGGGACGCCATGGAGTTCACGGCGAGCTCCTATCAGAGCGACGACCCCTATCACGGCGGCGACGGTTTCCGGCCCACCCTCAACGCCTACCAGTACGGCGACGCCCGCGCGCTGGCCCTGCTCGCCCGTCGCGCCGGTGACCCGCGCAAGGCCGCCCGCTACGAGCGAGAAGCGGCGACCCTGCGCACCAACCAGGAGAAGGACCTCTGGGACGGTTCCTTCTACAAGCACGTGATGCGCGACGGCACCCGCATCACCGACCGGGAGCAGATCGGCTTCATCCCCTGGTACTTCCACATGCCACCGGCGGGCAACGCGGCGGCGTGGGCCCAGCTCACCGACCCGCAGGGCTTCGCAGCCCCGTACGGCCCGACGACCACCGAGCGGCGCAGCCCGTGGTTCATGCACCAGGCGCTCGACGGGTGCTGCCGGTGGGACGGCCCGAGCTGGCCGTACGCGACCAGTCAGACGTTGACCGCCCTGGCCAACCAGCTGATCGACTACCCGGCGCAGAGCTACGTCGACCGCCAGGACTACTACGACGTGCTCCGCGGGTACGCCCTGACCCAGCGCAAGAACGGCAAGCCGTACGTCGCCGAGGCGCACCACCCGGACGAGGACCGCTGGATCTACGACGGCCGCGGTCACAGCGAGGACTACAACCACTCCACGTTCACCGACAACGTGCTCTCCGGCCTGCTCGGCATCCGCCCGCAGCCCGGCGCCTCGATCGAGCTGGCACCGCTCGTCCCGGCGGACTGGGACCACTTCGCGGTCGAGAACCTCGCCTACCACGGCCACAACCTGACGATCCTCTGGGACCGCGACGGCACCCGGTACGGGCAGGGCGCGGGTTTGCGCCTGTGGGTCGACGGCAAGCTCCGGCACACCCAGACCACCCTTTCCCGTACGACGGTGGCGCTCGCGCCCACGCGCGACTCCAACCTGCCGGTGCTCGTGGACGACGCCGCGAACGTGGCCGAGTCGGGCTATCCGCTCGCGACCGCGTCGTACACGTGGCCGGGTGACAAGGCCGTCGACGCGATCGACGGCCAGGACTTCCACCTCGACGTGCCCGCCACCCGCTGGACCACCTGGCAGTCCCCGAACCGCAGCGACCACCTCGACGTCGACCTGGGCGCGGCGACCAGCGTCTCCGACCTGCGCGTGGTCTTCTACGACGACGGTGGCGGCGTCCGCACCCCGCAGTCGTTCACGGTCGAATACCAGGACCGTGCGGGCACCTGGCAGGACGTTCCCGGTCAGACCCGCGACCCGGCAACCCCGGCGCTGCGGGCGGTCAACCGCGTCCTGATCGACCCGCCGCTGCTCACCGACCGGCTACGGATCACGCCCGTCCGCGACGACGGCGGCGCGGTCGGCATCACGAACCTCCAGCTGTGGCGCCGGCCCGACCCGGCGGTCACCGCCACGTTCCTGGATCTGCGGGACGGCGCTGTCCCGGCCGACTCCGGCAGCACCGTGACCGTCCGGACCCGGGTCAGGGGCCCGCGCACGGTCCGCCCGTCGCTCGAGGTGCCGCGCGGCTGGACCGCCACCCCGGCCGCCACGACCCGTCGCGGGACCACCACGGACACCACCTGGCAGGTCCGGATCCCCGAGGGCGCCGACCTCGGCAACAGCCCGCCGATCCGCCTCCTGGCCACCACCGGCCGGGGCGTGACGACGGCGGTCGCCCCCACCCGCTACTTCTTCGACCCGGCCGACTTCCCCGTCACCGCCTGGGCCGACGACTTCAGCACCGACCGTACGGCCGGCTACCGGCTGGACCAGCAGGTCTCCGGCGAGGCGCTGCCCGCGCTCTCCGTCGCCGATGGCGGCCTCACCGCCCGGGCCACGACACGCTCGTTCGGCGTCCTTGCCGTGCCGGCCCGGGGCTCCGAGAAGGGCACGGCCGTCATCGTCACCCCACGGTCGTTCAGCGGGGCGTCGCCCGAGGACAGTCTCTTCGCGGGCCAGTCGGCGGGCGTCGACAACAACGCTCTGGCCTGGTACAACAACCACTTCGGGACGTCCGGGGCCGACGTGCGGCGGGCCGGCGTCAACCGCCCCGAGGCCGCCGGCGGCTGCTGTGCGGACGTCCGCTGGCAGCCCGGCGATCGCTTCGCGGCGGTTTTGCGCGACGGCACCCTCACCACCTGGCTCGACCACGACGACACCTGGCGGCTGCTGCACACCGCACCCGTCGGCGCGGCCGTGGACGCCACCACCCTGGCGAGCTGGTCCCCGGCCGTCGGTCTCCGCCTCGACCCGGGCACCATGGTTCTCGATGACCTCACCGTCCGTACCCGCTGA
- a CDS encoding dihydrofolate reductase family protein, giving the protein MRRIVVTQNITLDGIVDNARCWFDPTADTPQNRELQQVTAEHSAASDGFLVGRVTFEEMRGFWPQLQDDRTGVTDHLNRVAKYVVSRTMNDPGWSGTTVLRGGTELAGEITALKAQDGTDIVLTGSITLAQDLFRNELVDEVRLFVYPVLLGEGRRLFPEGYSPPELTLVESRTFSAGCVLLRYTL; this is encoded by the coding sequence ATGCGCCGCATCGTCGTCACGCAGAACATCACCCTGGACGGGATCGTCGACAACGCCAGGTGCTGGTTCGATCCGACCGCGGACACACCACAGAACCGCGAACTGCAGCAGGTGACCGCCGAGCACAGCGCCGCCTCCGACGGTTTCCTCGTCGGGCGGGTCACGTTCGAGGAAATGCGCGGCTTCTGGCCGCAGCTTCAAGACGACCGGACCGGAGTCACGGACCATCTGAACCGTGTGGCGAAGTACGTCGTCTCGCGCACGATGAACGACCCGGGCTGGAGCGGGACGACCGTCCTGCGCGGCGGTACAGAACTGGCCGGGGAGATTACCGCACTGAAAGCGCAGGACGGCACCGACATCGTCCTCACCGGCAGCATCACCCTGGCACAGGACCTGTTCCGCAACGAGCTTGTCGACGAGGTCCGGCTTTTCGTCTATCCGGTGCTACTCGGTGAGGGACGCCGGCTGTTCCCGGAAGGCTATTCGCCGCCCGAACTCACCCTCGTCGAATCACGCACATTCAGCGCCGGTTGTGTCCTCCTCCGTTACACGCTTTGA
- a CDS encoding daunorubicin resistance protein DrrA family ABC transporter ATP-binding protein translates to MTTEHALVAQGLRKRYGDLHALDGFDLTVAAGTIHGLLGPNGAGKSTAVRALATLIDLDGGTARVAGLDVRRQPKQVRTRIGLVGQHPAVDEILGGRQNLVMFRRLYGLSTAAAKTRAGELLDAFGLAAAAERAVSTYSGGMRRRLDIAAGLILRPAVLFLDEPTTGLDPRARNEVWETVREVAGLGTTVLLTTQFLDEADQLADGISVLDHGRVVASGSPDELKRRLGGDRVTVTFPRHEPLRTLIDGPVSMDEEAHTATYASGSGVVLLAELVRALDRAGITPDDLVLRRPTLDEVFLSLTTEEANR, encoded by the coding sequence GTGACAACCGAGCACGCACTCGTCGCGCAGGGACTGCGCAAGCGCTACGGCGACCTCCACGCACTCGACGGCTTCGACCTCACCGTCGCGGCCGGCACCATCCACGGACTGCTCGGCCCGAACGGCGCCGGCAAGAGCACCGCGGTCCGGGCCCTGGCCACCCTGATCGACCTCGACGGCGGCACCGCCCGCGTCGCCGGGCTCGACGTCCGGCGCCAGCCCAAGCAGGTACGCACGCGCATCGGCCTCGTCGGTCAGCACCCGGCCGTCGACGAGATCCTCGGCGGCCGGCAGAACCTGGTCATGTTCCGTCGCCTGTACGGCCTGTCCACCGCAGCCGCGAAAACCCGCGCCGGCGAACTGCTCGACGCGTTCGGGCTGGCCGCGGCGGCGGAACGGGCCGTCTCCACGTACTCGGGTGGGATGCGCCGCCGCCTGGACATCGCCGCCGGGCTGATCCTGCGCCCGGCCGTGCTCTTCCTCGACGAACCGACCACCGGGCTCGACCCGCGGGCCCGCAACGAGGTGTGGGAGACCGTGCGGGAGGTCGCCGGGCTGGGCACCACGGTCCTGCTGACCACGCAATTTCTGGACGAGGCCGACCAGCTCGCCGACGGGATCTCGGTGCTCGACCACGGCCGGGTCGTGGCGTCCGGCTCCCCCGACGAGCTGAAACGCCGGCTCGGTGGCGACCGGGTGACCGTCACGTTCCCCCGGCACGAGCCGCTGCGGACGCTGATCGACGGACCCGTCTCGATGGACGAGGAGGCGCACACCGCGACGTACGCGTCCGGTTCCGGTGTGGTCCTGCTCGCCGAGCTGGTCCGGGCCCTGGACCGGGCCGGGATCACCCCCGACGACCTCGTCCTGCGGCGCCCGACCCTGGACGAAGTTTTCCTCAGCCTGACCACCGAGGAGGCGAACCGGTGA